In Podospora pseudocomata strain CBS 415.72m chromosome 4, whole genome shotgun sequence, the genomic stretch TCAGAAACCAGGGTTGGAAGGGGTCTGAGACATAATTATATGGCAGAAAACATGGCCCGACGTCGTACGATTCCAGAACGTGGCATGGGGCCCAATGCGGGACAGAGTCACATCGAGAGAGGAACAGCCTTACCAGGCGATCGAGGTGTACTGGATGACAGGGTTAGTACAAGTGATCATAAAGGGTAGCTGCAGCTGTGCTGTGGGAGCGACGCACTCTATTCCGCTTGCTCCTTTGCTGCTTGGCAGAcacttcaccatcctcatctgGCTCTGCCCTTCTTTTGGCATGGGAGGTGGTCGTGTTGGCGGACGTGGTGCCGCCTCCGTGCGACGACTCGAGTGGGAGTGGTGAGGCAGGTTGCGGTGCGGAATTGTCTCCGAGGGCGGAAAGCGACGACAGAGGCCCACTGGGAGAATAGGCTGCTGGCGTCGACAGGCTCAATCCTGGAGCGGCAGCTGACTGCGGAGCCAGGAACGAGCGCAGGTCGCTCACTTGGGTCTCAAGATGTTCCATTGTAACACATGTGCCCTTTTCTCCTGAAAGACCTCCCGGACACGCTCTCGGTTTCCCACCTGAGAGCCAGCGAGCTGAGCAAAGGGGACAAGCCACCCAAATGTCAGCACAATCCCTTTTGGCAGCGCGTCCACGTGATAAGGATTGCCGCTCTTTTCCGCCCTTTTGTCCTTCCAACTTCCTCTTGCTGTGTTCAATGCCCTGGCACAATCGTACGCCATTCCAGATTGGTGCTAGTTTGGCTGGCAAAGCGGAGATCCCCGCGTTCTCCGGGGAAGCTATGACGCCTTGGCACGGCTCCCGAATATCGAAGCAACGACCAACTTTTGATGCGTGGATGCCTACAACAAAGAATGATCCTACGTCTAttcttcaacaccaaaaAGTCCTTCGGGCTATTTTACAGTAATCATATCTGTGGACCACCATAGATTGTTCCTGAACAGcgcccaaacccaacacGTACTCCCTTGCCGTCATCAGCACAAAATCCTCTCAGTGtaatgctgtcaccatccTTCAAAAACGTTCTGGCATTCATCCCGGCCAGCAAtacctccttcttcccgtTCTCAGTCATCTCCAGCAagctccccctctcctcgacACCACCTGGGCCACTGATTGTCCCAGAGCCAAGCAAGTCACCAGGACGCATCGAACAGCCACCCAGAGTATGATGCGCAATCATCTGTGGAAATGACCACATCAAATACTTCGAGCTTGTCCTTCCAATGGTAGTTGTGCTCCCATCAGCAGCTATAAAGTATATGTGTCAGTCTCATCCCCTCTTCCAGTTGACAATACCCAGGTCAACAGCACTCACTTGTCAAATCGACTTCCAACTTAATGTCAAACACTGTTttatcctcctcgcccttcaAATACTCTTGCAGTTCGGTCTTATTATCAATCTCGGTCTTCACCTTGAACGGCTCTAGCGCATctgccagcaccacccagGCACTAATTGTCGTCCCGAAGTTCTTGCCATTGAACGGCCCCAGCGGCACATACTCCCAGGCCTGAATATCCCTCGCGCTCCAGTCGTTCAGGAGCACATAGCCAAAGATGTACTCCTCAGCCTGTTTCACATCTACAGACTCGCCCATTTTGTTAGGCTTTGAGATGAAGCacccaagctcaagctcgaTATCCAGTTTCCTCGTAGGCCCAGTCACAGGTTGCTTTGGCTCAGCTTTCGGGTCCAGCAGTATCTGACCTACTGGCCTCCGAATTGGCGTCCCATCCACCACGATACTCGATGCCCTACCGTGGTATCCAACCGGTAAGTGCGTATAATTTGGCTGGAGGGCGTTTTCTGGCCCGCGGAACATGACACCAACCGCATAGGCATGGTGATAGCCTGCGTAGAAGTCGGTGTAGTCTCCAATCTCCATTGGAAGGTGCATCGTCACATCGCTCAGCCTGCTCAAGGTTTTGGTCCTGGCATTCTCGTCATCCCTGAGGAGCTCTGCATATGGCGTGTCTTTGTGTAATAGATCCTGGAGTCCTTTGCGTACAATTCTGTGCACCGGCCGTCCAAGAGCAGCGAAACCGTTGAGGGTGGGTTGGCTTAGAGCATGGTCAAGCTGATCAATATCAACACCTGAGAAGACATCGGCGAGTTTCTCCTTGTTCACTATGGCCAGCCATGTTTTCAAGTCCAGTACAAAGCCTCCAATGGCGATGGCTGGGCGGAGTGTTTGGTCCTCCGGAgtgctgatgatgccgaAGGGGATGTTGGCGAGAGAGAAGTCATTTGAGGGGCTGTAATGGGAGATCCAGGATTCGTTAGCCATCTTGTCCGTAACTCGTAGTGCTTGGTCGTACAGGTGACTTTTGAATGAGTTGAAAGAGCTGTTCTAAACATTTATGGCTTGTGCCGCTTGAAGAAGGGTGGTGCTTGAGTAACTCCAGTGCGGGACTGGCCCGATGGAAGCCGAGCACCCCACATTTGCCCGTTCCCCGCAATTCCACAGTTCCTTCGGCACTGCATGAATCCGCTCTCGGCCCGCAGCGACCAGACTGCCGGTAGGTAGCAATTAATGAACATTAATTTGAGGTTGTACGAAGTACCTGGGGATGTTGGTAAACATTCTGtcgaaggaaagaaaaatgaaCAAAAAGATAATTGACCCAGGCCTCATTAGCTTGAATGGACGTGACCTCACCTGCTCACTCATTGAATCGCGTCCCAACACAcagcctcccagatcttcttcatcagATCCCAACATCCACATCACACCTCTCGcccacatcccccatcatctctcATATCATAATCCCAAACAACCTCGTATACCTCTCCACCGgcaacccctccttcttcccctcccacgccgccagcctcgccgccgccttcgtcTGCCTTATcaactccccatccctcACCAGCCAAAACGAAACCTCACACCCTTCAccccccagctcctcaatcCTATGCTGCAATTCCTCCCAAAAGTCCCGATTGGCATACTTCCTGCCCGACCGCCCAACCTTCGacttcctccaccgcctgccCACCCACCTAGGCAACCACTCCGTAGCCCCCTTGACGATATACTCCAAAtccgtcaacaccaccaccctcctccaccctcctccacccctccccatgCCAACTCCTAAGCTGCAACGCCGCAATCACAGCGCGGAGTTTAGCCCGATTGGAAGTGTGATCCATTACATCACCCTGGGGTTCTCCCCAAGACGGAAGGCAATTGTCCCAGTAACGGGCCCATTGTACTCCTCTGACAAAGGGAGCATCACAGCCGCATTTGGGGTTCCAGGTGAGTTCTTAAActtgaaggaggagctgccaatgggaggggaggatttATCCGCGTGGCGGCCGTTATTGATACATGACGCGTCGATAACAAGCAAAACTTCCCTGCTGTTAAACCTGTTGACGAAGCGGGGTGGACTGGGCGGTTGGGGGCGCGGACGGTTTGCAAGGGGAAGTGTTCTTCCGGTGTGAGGGAGGTGTCTTCCGGGTGGAAGATCGAGGCAGGCCTGATGCGAGAGCGACGAGTGAGTCTCTTCCTCGAGGGGAAGAATTGGGTGCTGGCGGGGTCAggggaggcgatgaagatggcgagctCTTCGTTCATTGTTGGGAGCTGAAGCGGGGTTGGGACGTTTGGTGTTCtgagaggtgaggtgaggagggcaCGACTAATGACTTGCGGCAGGTTGTTGCGTTCTTGAATGCGGACTCCCGGCGCATCGGCCAATCAaaagggagaaggggacAGCCAATCAGAGGAACAGGAAATAGACCTACCAGGAGAGGATCATTGGGTTCAGAGTATGATCCAGGAAACGATCCAGGAAACGATCCGGCTCTAGGGATCATTAATGGAAGATAATAATCCAGGAAAATGGtggtctatatatacagAGGAACTAAATAGCTTAatagatagttccgcagtatgtAATACAAGTTACATTCGTTTGtttcagactattgtgatagagacaagccattgttgtgcactgtttagctgtaccgaaccagtATTGTTCAGAAGCGCCTTCAActagtatccctttcagaggttctggataggggttcgtcacacatAGAGACCTACATCTTTCGCCAGATACCGGATATGTGCATCTATCAATGTTGCATTGTCTATAATGAAACTGTGAACGAAGAGGAGCGAGAAGTGGACTGGAGTGAACCTAGTTCagcccctccctcttctcaatctcctcctttgTCCAGCACCACTTATCCTGCAACCCCTtatccaacaccttctcatacacccccttctcccaccactccccccagCTCGTCAAAAACATCTGCTCCCTATCCTTCGGGAAATCATCCCTCGTGAACGCAGCCAGAATGCTCTTTGCCCCATGCTCCACGCTCTTCGCATCAGGCATATCCATACTCAACTTCATTCCCGAGCCCCTCCCAATTCCAGTGTTAGGAATCAGCCCCGGAGAAACTGCAACAACCCTAcacttctcctccagcctcctccgccaccactgCGCACTCAACAAGTTCAAGAACTTTGTCTGAGAGTACGTGTCGTTGGCTTCCACCCCAGACCCAACTTTCAAGTCCTTCTCCAACGTCGAGGGGTCAGTAACCCGACGGATGGCGCCCGAGGAAACAAAAATGATTCTCGTAGAGGAATCAATCAGTTTCTTCTCGAGCAAGTGAACAAGGTAATGCTGGGCTGTTTCCTGTCAGACCTGATGGTTCGAAATCAAAATGATGATGTCAACACCACTTACAAAAATGATTAACCACAAACGCCTCACAAAACCCAGACTTGGACTCCTTCGCGGGCTTGTCTGTCCCGTCAGAGACCGCAGCGTTAAGGAGCAGGTAATCGATCTTTCCGTCTGGGCCGAGACGCTCGAGTGTTGCATTGGCGAAGGAGGCGGTTGACTTTAGACTGGAGAGCTCGAGGGGAAGGATAGACAGGATGTGATCAGTCTTGGGGTACGAGAGCGCATTGTAGGCTTGACCGGTACAGTTGGTGTCGCGGGCTCCGAGGACAAGGTTGAGGtgagtggtggaggggctaAGGGAAGTGGGAGAGCCGAGGAGTTGTTTGATGAGTTCAAAGCCCTGGAGAGTAGTGTTAGTGAAATGAGCTCCAATGAGGGGGGATCAGCAGGGAGTAACATACCAACCCCGACGATGTGCCTGTAGCGACGATGGTTTTGGTAGCTTGTGCCATGGAGGCAGTCATTTTCAGAAGTTTTTATTAGGTAGTTCAGATTGCCAGTGTGGATTGGATGAGATAATGATGATTGTGAGCAGGTTGGGATGAACCGAGGGGAATGTGTCAAAAAGCGAGGGATTGAGGGGGGTTAAGTGGGTGCGATGATGTAATCACTTCTCAGGCTACAAAATACTGGTTATACAACACGGTCAACAAGAAAGAATTCAACTTTACAACTAATGCCATATTAAGAGACTGCGATGTGCCTCTTTAAGCAACTTGACAAACTCGGACACGGTGCAACACAAAATCCGCAAAATCCGCCGATTGGTAATCCAACTGAGTGACACAAGTTCAACGCATTGCGCTCATATCACTCCTTGACTGACATCATTGATCAAGTCATTTGGAGACCAGGGAAAAGTGTTACTGTCGCCAGTCTGCGGTTAAGGGTGTCTATGGTGTGTTGCAGGGTCTGTATCAGTCTCCAATATGCAGACAGTAGACGAGGTGCTTCCTAAGTACAGGGGTGAATAGGTAAGGTAGCTTCTCAAGCAACTGTACGCAAACCCATGTTAGGAGTGCGTCCTAGACATGAAGCTTTGAGTTGGATTTCCACTGTTTTAAAGGCGGGTCTGGTGTAAGAGGCATATTATTTTCAACTTCTATCCTAGCTTTCCATACCCGCTATCCTAGCTTTACATGCTCGTTATCCTAGCTTTATACGGCCCCTATTCTAGCTTTACTATGTCTGAGTCTAGATTTTGTTGTGGAATCTTCTTTCAATTCAAACCCAATCATAAAGACCGGCGGTATAAGGGAGTAGGTGCCATCCATAAAGGGATAGTAGCCACAGAGTCAACATCACTTTCAAAAATCTCACAACTTTATTGCAAAGTAACAGGACAAAAGACGAAGAACCATCCTCCCTCATTATAAAATAGTTAATATATAAAAGTAAGTTTACctataacgtatattataagcgagtcgtacagtctccaccaccctacaacaactatcctcaattgcaacataacaacactataaaccaactataattacatcagaaacagccgaatcagacgattctacagcctcctggcaagtacgtgcattatgtccaggcttgccgcatacaacacagcattgaacctttgtacgagcaccccctacaccactaccatccggctgcgtttcttccactgcctccccacccacggccttctggtctagtagatcgtgtgcatcctgcacagtaagtgatcctccaagccgcacacgtgttttttttggctctcctgcgcttgcttagtgcctcgttggcaaggtggtactgcgcggccaagatgataaaaggagggatggcccaaccgagggcattaactccctggattaccgttgcccattcgcggttaccaggctgggctagtttcgccttactaaggccgtccgaggtcgtaactaccatgtccgcgaagataatacccatcataaacccagtctcgtcgaagttgtagatatcgtcatctacaataccgtacttagccttagtgttccgtacgagcgcaaaccactcggcaatgacctttggatcctcgcatttagccctctggtagtcgtatctacgcttaaaacgcgtacggagctgtggctggcgtttgacgaagttatgtgcccagagcttgccaacagggggcacgtcgcgtacgcgtagcagtttgttggccatatcttctacactacgcaatcttggtagaaaagctcgcgtacatagctcaataatatatcggacaatagcttcctcttccgattgagtcagctttttcgaattgggtgttatatcgcgtcgtgcaggccggccggcgcgtcggttagagagagtcatagctggtacgttgtagagcttagctgcagctcggaggcttaatttctcattgattcgaagagcctcaagggctaagagtatcctggcttcctttgaagtaggaggcatattgggttgtggaaaaaattgatgttaggtgtaaggaggacgcgtcgtggtggagactgtacgactcgcttatatgtacaactcgcttataatatacgttatcATATTATAAACTTTACTTTAAAGGATAATTATTCGGCCTTCAAAGATGGTTAATAGGTCTTCAAAATACTTCAGAAGGTGTCACGGCGCTGGTTGGTTCCATACTGCCACGTGCCCCACCTACCCggtctggcaagatgggTTGCTCCTGTGGGTGCTTATTGCTGAGTGCAAGACCACAGGATTGTaattcctttctttctttctttctttctttctttcttctttagatCAAAATCCTATGAATAAGCAATTTCTTActtgtgcctttgcctcgggAAACGCTGCCCTCACATCATTTTGATCTCTCCCAACCTGTCCTGGAAGACGTTAAATTCCACCCGAATTGATACCAGAAAAGACAAGGTTTGcgcgagctgcagctaagcgACACGCGACGCCACATCCCGGACAAGTCGCCAATAACGCGACGAGCCAAGAACAGAATCCCTGAACGAGACCGCCACCATGCCGATTGATCCGGCCAAGGCGAACAAGCGCGCTGAGGTAGCGCGTAACCAGGCCGACTTTGACGTCATCCTGTTTGAACAAGACCTCCCGAAAGAAGACAAGATCGGTCGCGACTCCTGCTCTACACTCTCGCCGAGAAGCTCGCGATCCTCCGCCAGAGTGCCGCGCGCACAGCTACCGCGCGTGACAATGTTGACGAcaccgaagccgacgacgaaggcaTCGACCTGAGCCGCGTGGGCCAACCGGGCTTCACCGACGAGATCCTCGACTCCTTCCGAGAAGATACCACTGATCAGCTCCCTGCCGAGCGCAACATGGTCCCCAGTCGAGTGGACCTCCGCAACGATTTGGTGAAGAATACACAAGATGCCGCCGACTACTATGGTCGCCGCGCCGGCGTCGAGGGGCCAGGTTTTCCCTTCCGTGTCCTCAACACCGAGAACAAGGCCCTCAATGTCAGAGGGGTGGTCGACTTCGCCCTgttcaagaagatgtacgaCACCGATCCCGAAGCCCTATTCCGCGAAATGAAAATCCGCGTCTTGACGGGAATCGCCCTGGCACAACAGACTCGCGAGCTTCATACCATCGTCACGAAGCTCGACCAGAACCAGtacgccatcaacacctgGGCTGAGACCTTGTGCCAGGTTATTCAGTCTCAGGACAAGCTGGTACTGTCCAAGCCAGCCCTCGACCAAGAAAATGCCACCGAGGCCGCCATAGCCCTTGCCGAGTTGGAGGACAGTCTCGACCAAGCTCGTGAGAGcttccgcaaggccaatgccGACATGATACAGCTCAAGAATGACAAGGTGCGCCTGGAGGTCCAATTGGCAGAAGCCCAGGCCGACCTGGATGAGGCTCAGGCGGCCGTCGCTGCTCAACAGACTGCTGCATCTGCCACCGCCGAGTTGTCAGAACTTCGCCGACAGCTCAGCGAGCGAGACGAAAACATTACCCGCCTTCAACGTACcgtggccgagatggtgatgtcgagccGGGGTGGCACCCCTACTCCTTCGGAGACGCCTACCGCCACTACCCACGGCAAAAGTACCAAGGTCGATCCCCCGCCCCTGTGGCACGCCAAAAGGTCCGATGACACCGTCAAGTTTCACGTATGGTACCGGCagatgaagaacaagatggagatTAACGCCGATCACTTCACCAACGATCGTGCTAAATGCGTGTATGTCCAGAGCCGTCTGGCTGGCGATGCCGCGGACGCCTTGGAGCCGTATCTCCGTGAGGACCACCCCGACTGTCTGACTACGTACGAGGACTTGATGACTCACCTGTACAACGAGTACAACGACCCCAACCGCGTCGAGGACGCTAAGAAAGAGTTCAGAAGCTTGTCTACAAACCTGGCGACAgcttcgccatcttcaagaatAACTTCGTCCGCCTTGCCGGTGAGATTCGCAAGCCCAAGTCCGAATGGAAGTACGAGTTTAAGGAGAGGCTGTCAGCTTCTCTCCAGATAGGCGCCAACTATGCCTACATGAACCCCGACATCGAGTTCAATGGCTACGTCCTGCACTGCGCCGAGATGGCCCGCAACCTCGACAATGTTCGCAAGAACAAGGaacagaaggccaaggagaaggagacctCCTCTAACTCTTCGGGcactggtggtgggaagagTAATGGTCGTCGTGGTAAGGAGAAAGGCAATGGCTCCGGCAAGGCCTCGACTCCCAGCACGTCCACTTCCTTGGGCAGCACTGGAGGTTCCAAGCTCCCTGGTCGTGCCTCTCCTGAGGAGCTCCGCAAGCTCATCGCTGAAGGGCGCTGCTTCACCTGCCGTGAGCAAGGCCATGTGACCATCGAATGCCCTCGCAAGGCGGaaaaggagaaagagaaagagacccGCATTCAGGCCATCATCGATCGCCACTCGCCTACCGAGTCTTCCTCCAACAAGGACTTGGTGAACGAGAGCTCTGACGACGATCAGTCAAAAACAACTAGCCCTGGGTAATGAGGTCTCCCCAGGGGAAGTGTCGACAGTGCTGGTGCGGCAGGCTATCGCGGCGATCGCGGAACAAAAGGGATTCCCCATATCTGATTATGTGGGAGGAGAGTCCTTTCTCCATAGGTGCTCCATAGAGAATAATGGTACCGAGATTACTACACAAGCATTGATTGACACGGGAGCTAACGGTAATACGTTTATAAGTGTGAAGTTCGCAAGGCACTTGAGAAAGAGGCTGGGCCTGAAACAGAGAGATGATTTCGAGCCAGTCCCCATCGGCGGGTACGATGGAAAGAGCTCCCAGAGCATTGATTTGGCTATGAAGGGAACGCGTTGAGAATCGCTGGACGAGTGTTCCCGGCAGACTGGATGCTGGTCATCAACATGCCACAAGACATGATAATAGGCAGGAAGTGGCTATCCCGTCACAACGCGTGGGTCAACACGAAGACACGCACCCTGCTGTTCCCGGATGAGTTGAACGCCCTGACGGGATGCGACCCCTGGAGGAAACCCGAGAACAGGTCCAGAGCAGAATCAAGGAGCTAGAGTTGCGGGAACAGCTCGATAGGCAGCGCGAGAAGcagcttgagaaggaggtgcaACTAATCCCACATCGCCACATTACGCTGGCCAGTCTGGATTGGAGCctcccaacaaacccaggACATCTGAGTGCAAGAGAACGCCCTGTGGCGCGCATGTATCGCGAACTATGCGCGGTACACATCGAGAAGCCGCCGCCCCGACCCAAAAGCCGAAGCTTGCGGCTTTCAAGCTGGACATCATGACGCTCGACGCAGCTCCATTTACGCTGGCCTCGAGAGCCACCGGATCCGAGACCTTCATCACCAGTCTCGCCGAGATCGATGCGTACATACAAGATAAGAAGGCCGCAGAGGAGGCCCTGCCAGATGACGAAGAATCCCTCAAGGAGGCTGTGGCCCGATGCGTTCCCGCAGTGTACAGGGACTACTATGATGTTTTCAGCAAGAAGGAGTCTGACGAAATCGCACCCCACAGGCCAGGGCGCGATCACAAGATTGAGTTGGAGCCGAATCGGTCAGCCTCAGAACTGGGGCCTGTCCCTTATACAAAATGTCCCTGGAAGAATTGGAAGAATGTCGGAAGTACATCACCGAGCAGCTACAGAAGGGCTGGATTGTACCCAGCAACACCCCGTGGGCGGCCCCTGTGCTGTTCGTGAGAAAGGCCAACGGTACATTGCGACTTTGCGTCGATTACCGCAAGCTCAACGCCCTCACGAAGAAGGACCGTTACCCCTTCCGCTGATTGACGAGACCATCAGCCGGCTGTCGAAGGCCAAGATATTCACGAAGATAGATGTTCGGTCAGCGTTCAACCGGATACGCATGGCTCCGGAGAGCGAGGACCTGACGTCGTTCCGCACTCGATACGGCTCGTACAAGTACAAGGTGCTACCGTTTGGGTTGACCAACGGTCCCGCCACCTTCCAGAGATATATCAACGAGACACTCATAGACTGCCTCGATCGATTCTGTTCGGCATACAtggacgacatcatcatctattCAGAATCAGAAGCCGAACACGAGATACATGTCAAGACAGTGCTGGGAAGCTGCGGGACGCCGGCCTCCAAGCAGATATCAAGAAATGCGAGTTCCACACCAAGAGCACAAAGTTCTTGGGCTTCATTATTGGAGTTGACGGTGTGGCAGTGGACCCTGAGAAGGTCGCCGCGGTAGCAGACTGGCAGGTGCCTACGTCTGTGAAGGGAGTGCAAGCTTTCCTAGGCTTTTGCAACTTCTACCGCAAGTTTGTGTTTGAATACAGTCGTGTGGCCCGACACCTCACGAGGCTCACCAGAAAGGATCAGCCATGGTTATGGGGATCGGCACAACAGGAGGCTTTCGATACTCTGAAAAACGACTGTTGAGCGCACCGGTGTTGCGGTACTTCGATCACTCTTTGCCAACGCGAGTTGAGACGGATTCCTCCGACGGGGTGGTGGCCGGAGTGCTCTCGCAGCTGTGCCCTGCCGATAAGCAGTGGCACCCGGTAGCTTTCTTCTCCGAGACCATGAAAGGAGCCGAGCACAATTACCCGATCCATGATAAAGAGCTGCTAGCGGTTGTCCGCGCGCTAGAGAATTGGAGATCAGAGCTGGTGGGCCTGCGGGAGCAGcctttcaccatcatcacagacCACCAGGCATTGGAGTACTTCAGCACCAAGCGACTCCTTAACGTCAGACAGGCTGGCTGGGCGACTACCATGTCTCAGTacaacttcatcatcacgTATCGCCCGGGCACCGAgaatgccgccgccgacgccTTGTCACGAAAATCCGAGGATGTGAGAACTCAAAAGGAACGGAAAGATGTTGAGCGCACGATGAGGATCTTCCGCAAGGCTGGCACAGAGGAGCTCGCCGACATTCATCTCATCGACCTCTGCGCAGAAGATGCCATTGACCTTATGGCtctcgatgaggatgtgCCCGCCCCGGACGACTCAGGCATGGTCCTCCTTGACCAACTGTTGGAAGCCAACAAAACCGATGAGAGCCTCTCCGTCTGGCGCGCGAAGGCTGGGGGATAGCGACGACGAGTCAGACTCCCCTTTTCGATCCGAAACCAGCTTTTGATGCACGATGGGCGCCTCGTCGTCCCCGAAACGAATAACCTGAGAACGTTTGTCATACGAGAGGTCCACAGTAGACTGCTGTCGGCACACCCGGGCCGCAACAAGAccaggaagatggtgagCCAACGCTACTGGTGGCCAGGCCTGATAGCAGACTGTGACAGGTACGTCGCCAACTGCGAATGTAGGCCCTcgaaaaagccaaaagacaagacaccGGGATTGCTGCACCCAATCCCCCCGCCCGACCGGTCATGGCAACACCTCGTGGTTGACTTCAAGAGCATGCCTAAAGACAAGAAGGGCTACGATAAcgccttggtgatgatcgATCGGCTGAGCAAGATCGTGTGGACAGTCCCATGtaccaccagcgccacagCAAAGGATGCGGCTCTCTTCTACTACGAAGGTCCTT encodes the following:
- a CDS encoding hypothetical protein (EggNog:ENOG503NTZ2; COG:G) → MANESWISHYSPSNDFSLANIPFGIISTPEDQTLRPAIAIGGFVLDLKTWLAIVNKEKLADVFSGVDIDQLDHALSQPTLNGFAALGRPVHRIVRKGLQDLLHKDTPYAELLRDDENARTKTLSRLSDVTMHLPMEIGDYTDFYAGYHHAYAVGVMFRGPENALQPNYTHLPVGYHGRASSIVVDGTPIRRPVGQILLDPKAEPKQPVTGPTRKLDIELELGCFISKPNKMGESVDVKQAEEYIFGYVLLNDWSARDIQAWEYVPLGPFNGKNFGTTISAWVVLADALEPFKVKTEIDNKTELQEYLKGEEDKTVFDIKLEVDLTTADGSTTTIGRTSSKYLMWSFPQMIAHHTLGGCSMRPGDLLGSGTISGPGGVEERGSLLEMTENGKKEVLLAGMNARTFLKDGDSITLRGFCADDGKGVRVGFGRCSGTIYGGPQI
- a CDS encoding hypothetical protein (COG:L; EggNog:ENOG503PEAQ), which encodes MGRGGGGWRRVVVLTDLEYIVKGATEWLPRRWRKSKVGRSGRKYANRDFWEELQHRIEELGGEGCEVSFWLVRDGELIRQTKAAARLAAWEGKKEGLPVERYTRLFGIMI
- a CDS encoding hypothetical protein (COG:L; EggNog:ENOG503PEAQ), coding for MNEELAIFIASPDPASTQFFPSRKRLTRRSRIRPASIFHPEDTSLTPEEHFPLQTVRAPNRPVHPASREVLLVIDASCINNGRHADKSSPPIGSSSFKFKNSPGTPNAAVMLPLSEEYNGPVTGTIAFRLGENPRVM
- a CDS encoding hypothetical protein (COG:Q; EggNog:ENOG503P792), with the translated sequence MTASMAQATKTIVATGTSSGLGFELIKQLLGSPTSLSPSTTHLNLVLGARDTNCTGQAYNALSYPKTDHILSILPLELSSLKSTASFANATLERLGPDGKIDYLLLNAAVSDGTDKPAKESKSGFCEAFVVNHFSQHYLVHLLEKKLIDSSTRIIFVSSGAIRRVTDPSTLEKDLKVGSGVEANDTYSQTKFLNLLSAQWWRRRLEEKCRVVAVSPGLIPNTGIGRGSGMKLSMDMPDAKSVEHGAKSILAAFTRDDFPKDREQMFLTSWGEWWEKGVYEKVLDKGLQDKWCWTKEEIEKREGLN